A stretch of DNA from Coriobacteriia bacterium:
TACGTCGTCGAGGGCGCCGGGCTGCGGCTGGGGCGTGTGTACGTGATGCACCTGGACAACACCTACGTCTACGAGGGAGGCGAGTACGATCTGGAGCGACTCTTCGCTCTCGCCGATCTCACCGACCCCGTCCGCGCTTACCTTCCGTGCGTACCCGGCGAAGTTCGACGCATGCTCGCCCTGCTCGCGGGCGAGTGTCCGGATGTCCGCATCGGCAAGCACTGCGGGAAGCCGTACGACTGCGCGTTCATGGGGCACTGCCACGCCTTCCTGCCCGAGTTCCCCGTGACCGAGATCCCACGGATCTCCTCGGAGGTGTTGGACGCGCTGCTGGACGACGGCATCGAGTGCATCCTCGACGTGCCGCCGGCGCACCCGGGGCTGACGGCCAAGCAGCGCGAGGTCTGCCAGGTGATCCAGGCCGGCAGGCTCCTGGTGAAGGGCGACATCGGGAAGACGCTCGTCAGACTCACCTCCCCGGTCCACTTCCTGGACTTCGAGACGTTCAAGCCGGCGCTGCCGCTGTACCCCGGCACGCGGCCGCATCAGCAGCTGCCCTTCCAGTTCTCGGACCACGTCATGCGCTCCGACGGCAGCCTCGAGCACCGCGAGTTCCTCCACGGCGCCGAGGGGGACCCGCGTCCGGCGTTCGTCCGCGCGCTGCTTCAGGCCGTCGACGGCAAAGGCAGCGTCGTCGTCTACACCGGCTTCGAGAACACCGTCCTCTCGGCGCTCGCCCGCGATCTCCCGGAACACGCGGAGCGCATCGGGGGGATCCGGCGGCGCCTGTTCGACTTGCACGACGTGGTGGCCGACCACGTGCGCCACCCGGACTTCCACGGCTCCACGTCGATCAAGTACGTGCTGCCGGCGCTGGTGGACGACCTGTCCTACGATGGCCTGGCGATCCGCGACGGGGACGCGGCGATGCTGCGGTACGAGGCGGCCGCTCGCGGCGAGATCGCAGGGGAGGAGCGTGAGCGGCTCTTCGCCGACCTGCGGGCGTACTGCGGGACGGACACGATGGCGATGGTGCGCCTCTACGAACGGTTCGGCGAGATGGCGCTGGAAGCGGCCGGGTAGCCCGGCGGCGAGCAGGCCACCGCTCCCGTCCTGGGAGCCGCCGCTGTCCCGGCTCCGACTCGCGGCAGCCCCGGGGCCGTGGTATACCGCTTGCAGCGCGTCGAGCAAGCGAGACGCCCGGCCCGGCAGCCGGCTCACCCCCGGAGTCCCCATCCGCATACCTGCGATCCGACCCCGACGCACGCGTCTCAGGCAGGCGGTCCAGGCCGTCAGCTTCGTGGCGTTCGTCGCGCTGACGGTCGCAGGGCTGGGCATGCGGCTGCCCTGGCTGGCTGAGGACCTCTTCTCGCGTCTCGATCCCCTGGTCGGACTGGCGGCGCTCGTCGCGTCACGCAGGGCGATCGCGTTCTGGGCCACCGCGCTGGTCACCGTCGCGCTCACGGTCGCCTTCGGCCGCGCATGGTGCGGCTGGCTGTGTCCGGTCGGCA
This window harbors:
- a CDS encoding DUF2779 domain-containing protein, producing MARTYRLSKSRFQSGLQCPKCLWLKVHAPELADPLSERQQAIFADGHRIGELARKRFPGGVLVAEDHRYGAQALETTRRLLAEGVDAIYEAALEHDGVFVRADVLVRRGEAWDLVEVKSSTSCKPEHLTDAAVQAYVVEGAGLRLGRVYVMHLDNTYVYEGGEYDLERLFALADLTDPVRAYLPCVPGEVRRMLALLAGECPDVRIGKHCGKPYDCAFMGHCHAFLPEFPVTEIPRISSEVLDALLDDGIECILDVPPAHPGLTAKQREVCQVIQAGRLLVKGDIGKTLVRLTSPVHFLDFETFKPALPLYPGTRPHQQLPFQFSDHVMRSDGSLEHREFLHGAEGDPRPAFVRALLQAVDGKGSVVVYTGFENTVLSALARDLPEHAERIGGIRRRLFDLHDVVADHVRHPDFHGSTSIKYVLPALVDDLSYDGLAIRDGDAAMLRYEAAARGEIAGEERERLFADLRAYCGTDTMAMVRLYERFGEMALEAAG